The genomic interval GCCACGGAGCAGGATGAACTGCAGCGCCAAACCCAGCGGCTCAACCGTGAGTTGAAGGTGGTGATCCATCGCATTCACAAGGGCTATGTGGTGCTCTATACCCAACAGCGTTTGGTGGTGCAGGCAAGTACCTTTGCGGTCTTCGTCCTCACCCTCTGGGCTACCCTGAACGGGCGTATGTCCATTGGGCATTTCATCACCACCTACACCGTCGCCAGTATGGCCTACGCGGAACTGGAGCCTTTGAGTATGCTGGCGGAGGTGTTTGCCCGCCGCTATGCCTCGCTGATGCGGTTCCATGAGTTTATGAAGCTGCCCAGTGGCAGTGATGCCGCTAGCTTGGAGCATGGGGCTGGCATTCGTCAGTATCAGTTTACAGGTAAGGTTGATCTATCCCATGTCACCTTTGGCTATGAGCGCGATCGCCCTGTCCTCAATGACATTAACCTGTTGATTGAACCCTACCAAACGGTGGCCCTCGTGGGGCGATCGGGATCGGGTAAGTCTACCTTGGTGAAGCTGTTGTTCCGCTATTTCGAACCCCAAAGCGGCCGGATTTTGATGGATGGGCAAGATATTCGCCAGTTGGACGTGTCGGGCTATCGCAAGCGATTAGCCATTGTTCACCAAGAGGTCGATGTGTTCAACGGTACCCTGCTGGATAACCTTACCTACGGCAACGGCAAGGCCAGCTTTCCGCAGGTGGAAGAAGCCTGTCGCATTGCGCGGGTGGATGAATTTATCCATCTATTGCCCGATGGCTATTTCACCATCGTGGGGGAACGGGGTGTGCGGCTTTCTGGCGGACAGCGGCAGCGGTTGGGCATTGCGCGGGCGTTGCTGATGGATCCGGATGTGCTGGTGTTTGATGAAGCTACGTCCAGTCTCGACTATGAGTCGGAGCGTTCCATTCAGCTCGCCATGCGCAGTATCCTAGGCACCCGCACCACGCTGATCATTGCCCACCGCTTAAGTACGGTGCGGGAAGCCGACAAAATCGTCGTGCTCGACCAAGGGCAGATTGTAGAAGTGGGCAATCACGAGGAACTCCTGCAGCGGGGTGGTCTCTACCATCGTCTGCATACGCTACAGGAAACTGGGGAATTACTGGCTTAGGCAGTTGGGTGAACTGATCACAGAGCGATCGCGTCCTTCTTTTTTGGCAAGATACAGGGCGCGATCGGCTTGTCTGAGCAATGTGCTAGCATCACCGTCTACATGAGGAATGGCGCAGGCGATCCCCAAACTGACGGTGACTACGGTACTAACCTGGGAGCGATCGTGGGGGATGGCTAGCGATCGCACCACCTGCTGGATCTGATTGGCAATCCATTGCCCGCCGCTCACATCGGTATTGGGTAAGATGACGGCAAACTCTTCTCCACCGTAGCGAGCCAGCAGATCGGCGGGGCGCTTCATAATCGTCTGCACGGCCTGGGCAATGCGAATCAGACAATCATCCCCGCACTGATGGCCATAGTGGTCATTGTAGGGTTTGAAATAATCAACATCGAACAGAATCAAGGTCAGCGGTTGCTGCTCTCGGGCCAGCCGTAGCCATTCATGCTGCATTTGTTGATCAAAGCGGCGGCGGTTGGCCACTTGGGTCAAGCCATCTAAATAGGCGAGGGCATCTAGGGTTTTATTGGCCTCTTCCAGCTCTAGCTCAATGGTTTTCCGGGTGGTGATGTCCCGCACGGTGATGGCGAAGCCATCTCCCAGCTTCACCGCCACAAAATGATACCAAGCATCGATCGGCTGCCGCTGGTAGTAAAAATCCTGTTCGAGGGGTGTTCCTGTTTCCACCACCTGCACAAAGTCGTCAAATAGGGTATCGCTAACCTTCTGGAGAAACTGCCGGATGCACGACTTGCCGATCAAATCGTCTTGGCGGCGGTTGAGAATCTGGCTGAGGACAGGATTCAGGGTCAAACATTGAAAATCGCAGATGACACTGGTGGCCGGATCCCGCACGGCCTGCAGGGCGGCAATGCCATCCAGCGAACTGTTGAGGATACTTGATAGCAGAGCCCGAGACTGATATAAAATTTCTTCTGTCTCCGATCGCTTACGAATTTCCTGCTGGAGCTGGAGCTGCTGACGGCGGATGGTGAGCTGGTTTTCTAAACGGGCGATGACTTCACCGAGCTGAAAAGGCTTGGTAATATAGTCCACTCCGCCCACGTCAAAGGCGCGCACTTTATCAATCACTTCATCTAAGGCACTGATGAAAATAATTGGAATATCTTGGGTGCGGACATTGGCCTGCAGGGCTTCACACACCTCATAGCCATCCATATCTGGCATACGAATATCCAGTAGAATGACGTCCGGAGGCTTGGCCTGGGCGGTTTTGAGCGCCATCCGTCCGGTGGAGACACTGCGTACCTGATAGCCACGCTCCGATAGTAAGTCGGTTAAAAGGCGCAGGTTCTCGGGAATGTCGTCCACGATTAGCACAGAGCCTTGATTAGGATCATAGTTAGGAGTGTTCATCCTGGATTTGAGACTCTAAAAACAACAGGATGGCTTCAAACTGAAATTGATTGACCATCGTAGCTAGGGGTTGGGCGATCGCGTCTTGCTCCGCTGGTAGTTGCTCAATCAGGGCGATCGCTGTATGGACATCTGCTTCTAAGACGGTTTGATAGAAGGTTTCTAACCAATCCCGAGGCAGTTCTGCGAGGCGATCGCTCCAGGTTTGATCCAATGATGATGAACCCGATGGTTCAGCCGGCTCTTCAGCATAGCGGTACTGAACGCCTAGATGGTGGGCGATCGCCTCAAAGATCGTGCTTTCTTTAAATGGCTTGCGGAGAAAGTCATCGCAGCCGGCGGAAAGGATCACGGCCTGTTCTTCTTCTAACACACTAGCCGTGAGGGCAATAATCACCGTGGATTCACCTTGGGGGGTGGCTTTGATCCTGCGGGTCGCCTCATAGCCATCCATCACGGGCATTCGTACATCCATCCAGATTAAGTGGGGCTGCCAATCTTGCCAGGAAGCGATCGCCTCTTGACCATTGCTGGCCTCACGCACGTCAAAGCCAATGGGCAGCAGCAGCTTCATCAACAGTTGTCGATTAGCATCCTTGTCATCTACGACTAATAGGCGATAGGTGGGTTGTCCTTCTACTAAACCTATCACCCGCGACGGCTGCACCGCATCGGGAATCACCGCAGTTTGGGCCGGTTCCACCTGGATCGAAAACCGTACGGTTGTCCCCACATTGGGCTGACTTTCCACCTGAATATCGCCGCCCATCAAGCGCACAAACTTACGGCTAATGTGCAATCCTAGACCGGTGCCCTCCTGCAGCATCCGGCCGCTTTGGGTTTGGTTAAAGGCGCTGAATAGAGTCGGGATCTCCTCTTCGGCAATGCCTACCCCCGTATCGGCTACCGCAAAGGTGAGGGTATAGCCAGTAACCGGTTGATGGTTGATGGGTTGCTCCTTGACCGGTTGATCGTTGCCTGATTGATCCTCAACTGATTGATTGTTGCCCGATTGATTGTTGCCCGATTGATTGTTGACCAATTGCTCCCCAACCGATTGCTCGTTGATGGGTTGCTTCTTGACCGGTTGATCGTTGCCCGACTGATCCTCAACAAGATGATTAACCGGGCTATCAACTGGTCTATCAACTGGTCTATCAACTGGTTCATGAACCGATTGATCTTGAACCGTCACCGTCAGGCGTACGGAACCCTGGTTGGTGAACTTAATGGCATTACTCAGGAGGTTGATCAACACCTGCTGCAGTTTGACATCATCGCCATGAATATAGCGCGGGAGCGAATCGGGATAGTCAACAACCAGTTTTATCCCCTTATACTCAGCTCGCAGGAATAGCATATCTTCCAGATCATTCAGCAAACGATGCAGATCGACATCTCGGGTCGTTAGGATGACCTTATTGGCTTCAATTTTCGACAGGTCTAAAATATTGTTAATCAAAGTCAGCAAGTAGTCGCCGCTGCGGTAGATAATACCGGCATTATCTAGTTGCGCCTTGGGCATGGCATCGGCCCGCATCATCAACTGGGAAAAGCCAATGATGGCATTCAGGGGCGATCGCAGCTCATGGCTCATGTTGGCAATAAAGGCACTTTTGGCCCGGTTAGCACTTTCCGCCCGTTCTTTTTCGAGTTCTAGGTTTTGGTTACTGTCTTCTAAATCCGCCGTGCGTTCTGCTACCCGCTGTTCTAGGGTGGCGATCGCTTCCTGCAGCCGCTGGGCCATTTGGTTAAAAGACGTGCCCAATTGCTCTAGCTCATCAATGCCACTCACTTCCACGGTTTGGTCAAGCTCTCCACTGGTGATGGCTTTGGAGGCGCGGTTCAGCTTCAGAATTGGTTGGGCAATATATCGACTGGTGATTAAACCCACGGTAATGGCGATGGTCAGGGCTACGAGGCTCAAAGCCGCCGTCTGCCAAGTGCTAGCGTAGATTTGATCCATGAAGTCTCGCTCAGGAATCACCACCACCACCAGCCAATCTAGACCCCGCTCGTCGCGAAAGGGTTCGACCCGGACAAAATGCCGGCCGCGATCGCCTAACCCTAGGGTAAACGACTGGCCTGCCTGGAGAGTTTGGAAATCACCAAAGCGATCCACCAGTTCCCGCGATGTTGCTCGGATCAGTTCATTATTAACATCGACGGCTTTGAGGCGTTCGGGGGCATTGGTTTCATCCAAAATAAGAATGTCATCATCGGGAATGGAGCTGGCTACCAAGTTGCCGGTATGCTCAATAATAAATGTTTCGCCAGACTGACCCACCTGTAGCTCATTGAGAAAGGTATCGAGCTCAACGGTCAACAAAAAGTCTGTCGCACAGATCCCCAGGAGTTGTTGCGTGTTGGGATCATAGACGGGGGTGCTGGCCGTAATCACCGGCACAAAGGCATCAAAGTCTAAATAAACGTCGCTCCACGTTGGCATCCGTTGCTGCTGGGTAAGCTGGTACCAAGGGCGCACCCGTGGGTCGTAGGGGCGATCGCCCCGTCGTTTATAGCGAGCACGGCTGCCATAGGGATCCAGCTCATAGTAATCAAATAGCCATTCTGTATTAGCGTTAGATACCTGCAGTTGGATGGACTGATCCTCATTGGAATAGCCCACGCCCATGAAGGCTCCATCTTCTGTGGCACAGTAGACGAGGTTGGTGGTGGGAAAAGCCTGGAACTGCTGCCAGAGCAGATACTCTCCTTGCACATCTGCAACCTGGATGTCTTCCTGCAGGAGAGCGATCGCATTCACGCTGTTGATTAAAAACGGCATCTCTACATAGAGCTGCGTTTCTTGGCGAATACGCAAGGTAAGCTCACTCATCAACTGAGTAGCTAGGTTATAGACGGCAGATTGGCTATTGCGGAACGATAAATAGCCCACCACCCCCACCGTTCCAACGACCTGCAGCATAAACGGCAACACTAGTGCCACATACAGACGTACCTTAAACCGGCGAGGGTGGCTACCCATGGGGCTTTCGTCTCCGTTCTAGACCGACGCTGGGGTTGGCGGAACAGGTTCAAGCAGCAGCTTGGTGCGCTTGATTGGTTCAGATAAGGGAGTGGGATAGTTTCCTGTGAAGCAAGCTGAACAGAAGCTGGTGGTATCTTCCCTTGTTTCCTCTAACATTCCTTCCCAACTGAGATAGGCAAGAGAGTCTACGCCAATCTGCTCCTTGATGGCTGCAACGGAGTGGGTGGCAGCAATCAGTTGGTTTTGGCTATCGGTGTCAATGCCGTAGAAACAAGGATGGGTCACCGGCGGCGAGGAAATGCGCATATGGACTTCCGTCGCGCCTGCATCCCGCAGTGCTTTGACGATCTTGCGGCTGGTGGTGCCTCGCACGATGGAATCATCGACCATCAGCACCCGCTTGCCTTCTAACACATCCCGCAGGGGGTTGAGCTTCATGCGAATGCCGGACTCTCGCATCGACTGAGTTGGCTGAATGAACGTGCGACCCACGTAACGGTTTTTGATCAGCCCTTCTGCATAGGGAATCTCCGACTGCTGCGAGAAGCCGATCGCTGCCGGGATACCCGAATCTGGCACGCCAATCACAATATCAACATCCGCTGGCGATTCTAGGGCTAAGCGCTTACCCAGACGCATCCGGTAGCTATAGAGCGACTCATCATGCATGATGCTATCGGGGCGGGCAAAGTAAATCATCTCGAATACGCAGAGCTTGCGTGAGGATTGGGGTGCCCAATGGAAGGACGCCATTCCTTCTTCATTCAGCCACACCACTTCCCCTGGCTCTACATCGCGGATGTATTCTGCGCCAATAATATCGAGCCCGCAGGTTTCCGAGGCCAGCACATACCGACGGGGTTTATCCACGTCATCGCTAGGCAAGAGCCCAATCACCAACGGACGAATGCCGTTGAGATCCCGCACGCCCATGACGCCATCCGGGGTGGCGATCGTCAAACTAAAGGCACCCTGGCAACGGCCAAAGGCACTGATGCTGCCCTCTAGCCAAGTCTTGCCTTGGTTCACTTCTTGGGCGATCGCTAGGGCAATCAGCTCCGAGTCGGTGGTGGTGAGGATGTCAAACTCCGAATCGGTGAGTTCGTCTCGCAGGTCACCGGTATTCACCAAGTTGCCGTTGTGGGCGAGGGCGAGGGTGCCTAGGCGCGTTTCCACGAGGGCTGGCTGTGCATTGGAAATGCGGCTCGACCCTGTTGTGGAGTAGCGGGTGTGCCCTACGGCTAAATGTCCCGGCAGCTTGTTCAAAATGCCTTCGTTGAAGACCTGGGATACGAGACCCATGTCTTTGTGGCTATAGACCTGGGAACCATCAAAGGTGGCAATGCCTGCCGACTCTTGCCCTCGATGTTGTAATGCGTAGAGCCCAAAATAGGTTAGCTTGGCCACATCTTCTCCCGGTGCATAGATGCCAAACACACCACAGGCTTCTTCGGGTTTATCCAATGGCAAGTCGTCATCCCAATGGAGATCAGAGGAGAAACAGTCAGCAGAGTTAGGCATCATGAGAGGTTGGGTGCTCTTTTTGCTCAAGGGTTTAGGGGTCGAAGCAGGTTGCTGGCTAACCTAGATCGAACTCAACGACACCAAATCACTAAGCGTTGCCCCTCAAAGGGCGTCTAGTCCTAGGCTGTTGATTAGGTGGGTGAGCCTGACAAGAGTTAACGAAACCTTAACGACATCTCCTTCACGATAACAGTAAAGTTACCGCAATTCCCCGAGGGAATACATCGGACAACCTACGGATTTCTCGCCCTAGCAATGCGCCATTTACTGGAGGCGGCGGGCGATCGCGGTTGACCAACAGTCATCCATCGTCGCGAGATCTGCTGCAATCACCGTGGTTCCTTGCTCCGTAGCGATCGCCAACTGCTGCTGCTCAGTCACCTTGCCCAAAACCTGCCAGTGGCCGGCAAGCTGTTCCTGTAGGTAGGCTTCCCATGCCAGCACCTGATCGCTGGTCACCGAGACTAGAATGCGAGCACCTCCCTCGGCAAACAGGATGTGATCCCAGCGTTGCTCTGGCTCATCACCCACCGGGAGCTGGATCTCTGCGCCCCGCTGCCCGCTGATGCAAGCCTCAGCAAGGGCGATCGCCAACCCACCTTCCGCACAGTCATGGGCGGAGCTTACCCAACCTTGGTGAATTCCTGTGCGACAGGCTTGCTGTACCCGTTTTTCGAGCTCCATGTCCACCACTGGCGGGCAGCCGGCCACGGTTTGATGCACCACGGCCAGATACTCAGAGCCACCTAGGGTGAGGCTATCTGCAGCGGCACCCACGCCAAGACCGAGCAGATAAATGCGATCGCCCCCCTGCCGCCAACCCTGACCGCAGATGCGACTCAAATCCTCCACCAGCCCCACCATGCCGACCACCGGGGTGGGATAGATGGCTTGGGGTTGCCCTTGCGAATCTAAGGTTTCGTTGTAGAGGGAGACGTTGCCGCCGGTGACCGGCGTAGAAAAGACGCGACAGGCTTCAGCTAAACCGCGACAGGCCTCAGCCAGTTGCCAGTAGCCAATGGGCTTTTCGGGACTGCCAAAGTTCAGGTTATCGGTGACTGCTAGGGGCTCAGCTCCCACACAGCTCAAATTGCGGGCCGCCTCGGCCACCGCCGCCTTTGCGCCTTCGTAGGGATGGAGATACACATAGCGGGCATTGCAGTCCACCGTCGCTGCCACGCCTTTGGTGTAGGTGGAGGGCGATCGCTCTGCCCCTTGCGGACGCAGACGCACCACTGCCGCATCCGCCCCGCCGGGCATCAGCACCGTATTGTTTTGCACTTGGTGGTCATACTGTCGGTAGACCCAGTTCTTGGAGGCGATCGTCGGTGCATCGAGCAGGGTGAGCAGCA from Leptolyngbya sp. CCY15150 carries:
- a CDS encoding diguanylate cyclase, producing the protein MNTPNYDPNQGSVLIVDDIPENLRLLTDLLSERGYQVRSVSTGRMALKTAQAKPPDVILLDIRMPDMDGYEVCEALQANVRTQDIPIIFISALDEVIDKVRAFDVGGVDYITKPFQLGEVIARLENQLTIRRQQLQLQQEIRKRSETEEILYQSRALLSSILNSSLDGIAALQAVRDPATSVICDFQCLTLNPVLSQILNRRQDDLIGKSCIRQFLQKVSDTLFDDFVQVVETGTPLEQDFYYQRQPIDAWYHFVAVKLGDGFAITVRDITTRKTIELELEEANKTLDALAYLDGLTQVANRRRFDQQMQHEWLRLAREQQPLTLILFDVDYFKPYNDHYGHQCGDDCLIRIAQAVQTIMKRPADLLARYGGEEFAVILPNTDVSGGQWIANQIQQVVRSLAIPHDRSQVSTVVTVSLGIACAIPHVDGDASTLLRQADRALYLAKKEGRDRSVISSPNCLSQ
- a CDS encoding ATP-binding protein, with protein sequence MGSHPRRFKVRLYVALVLPFMLQVVGTVGVVGYLSFRNSQSAVYNLATQLMSELTLRIRQETQLYVEMPFLINSVNAIALLQEDIQVADVQGEYLLWQQFQAFPTTNLVYCATEDGAFMGVGYSNEDQSIQLQVSNANTEWLFDYYELDPYGSRARYKRRGDRPYDPRVRPWYQLTQQQRMPTWSDVYLDFDAFVPVITASTPVYDPNTQQLLGICATDFLLTVELDTFLNELQVGQSGETFIIEHTGNLVASSIPDDDILILDETNAPERLKAVDVNNELIRATSRELVDRFGDFQTLQAGQSFTLGLGDRGRHFVRVEPFRDERGLDWLVVVVIPERDFMDQIYASTWQTAALSLVALTIAITVGLITSRYIAQPILKLNRASKAITSGELDQTVEVSGIDELEQLGTSFNQMAQRLQEAIATLEQRVAERTADLEDSNQNLELEKERAESANRAKSAFIANMSHELRSPLNAIIGFSQLMMRADAMPKAQLDNAGIIYRSGDYLLTLINNILDLSKIEANKVILTTRDVDLHRLLNDLEDMLFLRAEYKGIKLVVDYPDSLPRYIHGDDVKLQQVLINLLSNAIKFTNQGSVRLTVTVQDQSVHEPVDRPVDRPVDSPVNHLVEDQSGNDQPVKKQPINEQSVGEQLVNNQSGNNQSGNNQSVEDQSGNDQPVKEQPINHQPVTGYTLTFAVADTGVGIAEEEIPTLFSAFNQTQSGRMLQEGTGLGLHISRKFVRLMGGDIQVESQPNVGTTVRFSIQVEPAQTAVIPDAVQPSRVIGLVEGQPTYRLLVVDDKDANRQLLMKLLLPIGFDVREASNGQEAIASWQDWQPHLIWMDVRMPVMDGYEATRRIKATPQGESTVIIALTASVLEEEQAVILSAGCDDFLRKPFKESTIFEAIAHHLGVQYRYAEEPAEPSGSSSLDQTWSDRLAELPRDWLETFYQTVLEADVHTAIALIEQLPAEQDAIAQPLATMVNQFQFEAILLFLESQIQDEHS
- a CDS encoding ABC transporter ATP-binding protein; protein product: MANFRDILRYFKDYRAIAIYSIAITSLFEVIDLVVPYIVGQVINILSGQPIDAILNGMVQALATLLQTTPGQEFTLGSLLVMVFLVTVVRSPIQPWVGLWFHWDIPLRARRDQTQRTIQKILTLPLEFYDEHNPGRIAGRLARGLSNHTWGYPEVAGQFIPKLVRVMAIIVFIALLNWPIALLILASFVGMLSYLYLKLRQLIRREEALDRYMESTESRTSEIITNIKTVKAFATEQDELQRQTQRLNRELKVVIHRIHKGYVVLYTQQRLVVQASTFAVFVLTLWATLNGRMSIGHFITTYTVASMAYAELEPLSMLAEVFARRYASLMRFHEFMKLPSGSDAASLEHGAGIRQYQFTGKVDLSHVTFGYERDRPVLNDINLLIEPYQTVALVGRSGSGKSTLVKLLFRYFEPQSGRILMDGQDIRQLDVSGYRKRLAIVHQEVDVFNGTLLDNLTYGNGKASFPQVEEACRIARVDEFIHLLPDGYFTIVGERGVRLSGGQRQRLGIARALLMDPDVLVFDEATSSLDYESERSIQLAMRSILGTRTTLIIAHRLSTVREADKIVVLDQGQIVEVGNHEELLQRGGLYHRLHTLQETGELLA
- the purF gene encoding amidophosphoribosyltransferase — its product is MPNSADCFSSDLHWDDDLPLDKPEEACGVFGIYAPGEDVAKLTYFGLYALQHRGQESAGIATFDGSQVYSHKDMGLVSQVFNEGILNKLPGHLAVGHTRYSTTGSSRISNAQPALVETRLGTLALAHNGNLVNTGDLRDELTDSEFDILTTTDSELIALAIAQEVNQGKTWLEGSISAFGRCQGAFSLTIATPDGVMGVRDLNGIRPLVIGLLPSDDVDKPRRYVLASETCGLDIIGAEYIRDVEPGEVVWLNEEGMASFHWAPQSSRKLCVFEMIYFARPDSIMHDESLYSYRMRLGKRLALESPADVDIVIGVPDSGIPAAIGFSQQSEIPYAEGLIKNRYVGRTFIQPTQSMRESGIRMKLNPLRDVLEGKRVLMVDDSIVRGTTSRKIVKALRDAGATEVHMRISSPPVTHPCFYGIDTDSQNQLIAATHSVAAIKEQIGVDSLAYLSWEGMLEETREDTTSFCSACFTGNYPTPLSEPIKRTKLLLEPVPPTPASV